In Chaetodon trifascialis isolate fChaTrf1 chromosome 8, fChaTrf1.hap1, whole genome shotgun sequence, the DNA window TATgaaataattaatttattttgttgGTGTATCCTCTTTGCCCTAACCTGCGTCTCCTATTTGTTTCATGTAGTTACTGATTTCTTACGGTTCCCAAATGCCTCTCACAGGCCTCTCTGATTAGGTGGGTAGAAAAAGAACAATTGCAATGTTGGAGCAAACCAAAAGGTTGCTATTTACTCAAATTCTGATTATCTTTTGGCATCATTATATTCTGAAGCTGGTATTTCTTCCATGATGGATTCCTCCCTGCGTTATTGTCCAGTGTACGATCTGTTCGTGCTCTGCAAATATGCTCCCTGAAACACTAAAATTACTGATTAGTCGCCCATTTGTTAATGTCAGACACGCTGTTTATATATTCTAAATAGATCTGTGTTATGATAGGATGGGCTgggtcaaataataataaaagtgatAATGAAAATGTATCAAGAGTttagatgaaaacatgaagaatgCGTAAAGTAAGTCTTTTCGGGGTGACCCCTCAGCAAACCATTCAGAATCTTCCATAACTCGTGGCTGGACTGCTAAAAACCTTGTTTTACAGTGTAAATGTCGTGGGAGACAGAGTAGTAACTTACGCAGGACATTGACAAAAGCGTTGGCCAGTAAGTACCCAAACTGATTGGACGCGTTGCACTGGTAGACACCATTGTTTGCAGCACTGACACTGCGTAAAGTCAGCGTGTCTCCTGACACCTGTCTGTTGGGCTGCGGTGTAGCAGCTGGacgaaaaaaaaacacaaaagaggacAAATAGAGCAGCGGTTGATATTATTTAGATTCATAGCTAGTAGGTCTGACTTTAAAAAACGTACTTTCAATTGGTTCCCCGTTGATGAACCAGCTGATTGTGGGACGAGGAGCCCCATCAGCACGACACACCATGCGCCCAGTTTCCTCAGGGGCCAAAACCAAATTAGTGGGCTTCTCCAACCAGAACGGCGCCGCTGTCAAATACAAGTATGTTAGTTGCTTCAACATTACTGTGCATTTAGACATCATGTTTCTTAGAGCATGTCTCACCTTTGACCCTGACGGTTATTGTGTGCTCAATGTACCCTATCTTATTGGTGGCAGCGCAGACGTATTCACCGGCATCATCAAAAGACGCCTTTGGGATTATAATCATCTTGTTGTAGTTCTTAACTTTCATGGGTGACCTCACCACCAGGTCCTCGCCGTCCTTGGTCCACGTGATATGAGGAGTTGGCCTTGATGATGATAAACAAGGCTTTACACAGGACGACTCTCGTGAAATCAAAGGCAAAATCATACAGAACAGCAAATATGCGGACACCTTTTGTGGTCTTCTGGAACAGCAGCGCTGAATATACTACGCAAGAGCTCATACTCACACTCCAGCAGCGATGCACTCCAGGAGCAGCTCCTCCCCTTGCAGGACCAGGATGGAGCTGGATGAGCCCGTGGGAGACAGCCAGGTGGGGGCAGCCTCAGCCACTGTacgagctgcagaggaaacaaacagcagccatgCGTGATTCAAGCATCCGCAAAGCACGTCTGACCAcgagaaacacaacacaacagggCACATTCACTCAGAAgatcagagaggagagctgaggcagagcacaCGCACCACAATTAGTATGACAAGACTGCAAAAAGTGATATTTAAGTAAGATGAATGTCTTCAGGCAACGTTGTgcctgttttttgtctgttacTGTAACTTCTGAGATTTTCTCACCAATTCCAGGAAGTTCATACTTGAAACAAGAATTTTCCAGAATTTTACAGCTGATCATCACTGACAAgtacaaaactgctttgtcaaagtcagacTTTCTTTGTATCCACACAAATGttcttgttttcagtcttgCATCTTTTTACTTGTTTTAGAAATCTGAACCTGTTCTGTTGACAGgtaattttgcttattttaactAAAACTTCCCGCATTTCATTGccccttttctttgtttctgagaGCTTAATTCTTGCAGTGACATGATTCTTTCTAATGAAACTAAATGGTCCAGTTTGTTGTATTAGTCATCACAAAGCCTCAGGGGAgttgatggaaaaaagaaattagAGATGATTATTATCAGGTCAGAAAAAGACAGGTTTATACAGATTGACAGATTTCTGATTATATACTGTGTAAACTGTCCATATTGTGATACGTGTAATACAGCTGTTGCCTGTGTGATATCACAATATGTATCCAAGgctatatttacatatttgttgataatattatatattattaatcTGAACTTCCAGGAACTAGTAGCCAAAGatgtgaaataaatgtagtggaatTAGTTACACTTGTAATTGTACTTTCCACCAAGTAACAAATGTCAACACCTGACAGTGTCTAGATGTGAACATGTGCCAAAAAGATCAGATAAACACAAAAACCTCCGTTTTGTTCACTCACTTGTGAGCACTTTAACGACCACGGGCATCTTCTGCTGGATGACGTTCTTGTAGGGGAAGCGGGCATTGCAGCAGtaatcagcagcagagtcaTTATACAGGACGTTAGAGAAGTACAGATCTCCATTGACTCCCATGGATACCCTGCGGTCCTGCCGCACAGGCTGCATGGTGGGGAAGGCAGTCTGAATGGGCCAGTTGAAAGGTCTCGCATACGAGCCTGAAATGAAACATGGTGTTAATGAAACAGCTCACGGGAAGTATATCTAAACAGCTGGGATTCTCGCTTGCTTTTCTTGGTCAGCAGATCATTAAAATACCTCAATGTTCAGGAAGACACTTACAGCTGGTCATCCAATAGGTGTCAGGTCTGGGTGGGCCAGGTGGAGGGTCGCAGGACAGGACCAGAGGCAAGCCGGCACTGATCACCACGGGCTCCAGGACCTCCCTGGGCCACACAGGAgctcctgcacaaacacagaggtgtGCATGTTGCCACTGAGCAGTCAGGTATGGTGTTTAATAATATATAAAGCACAAGAATAACATCTGAACAGCAACTCAGTGGTTGATGTTGAGCCCAATGCTAATTACTGATTTGGCTGAAATGTTCCAAATATTATTCAAAGGACAAGTCTGGAGATATTTCCCTTTTTGCCAGCAAACTGCAACAAACAGCAACTGTGATCAACACgagcactgtagtttattttgagttaaTCTCGACTAAaccgtcctgctgctgtcttaTCAATGCTTGCATCCGATCtggctgaaaacagtccccagCCAGCtgagcttagtttagcttatcttatcttagcttagcatatcTTAATTTATTCATCGTCAGTAGGAACAAATAGGCTTGGGGCTGAGAGACTAACACACtctggtcttttcatgggatctATTAATAATaccaaaaatacagaatatacCACACTGAGGTCACTGTCCATCTCAGTGTTACATCACTGGTGCATCTAAACAAACAGATGATTCTCCCAGTCCTGATCTTACTGTACAGTCGTAGTCTGATCTTGTTGGAGTATGCAGATCCATACTCATTGGAGGCAATGCACTGATACTCCGCCTCATACTGTTCTGGATTGTTCCAGGCATAGATGTCCAGCGTCCCTGAGCGCCTGCGCATCGATGCTTGAGGGTCACGTGCGACGTTGTAATACTTCCCATTACGCCTCCACGAGAAACTTCATGAATGAgcaaaagaagacagaaaaggcaATGAGGTGCTTTGCAAATGATAACATCGTTTTTCCTTAAACAGTTCAGTGGGGTCTTACATGGGGTGAGGGTTTCCTTTGGCTTCACATTCTATGATCATGGTGTCTTTGGGGTCAACAATATGCTCCTTCATCGACTGCTTTATGATGGTTGGGGGCTGCCTGACTGCAGGCAGAGAAATACATCAGCTTAGTATGGAAGAAACTCATGAGATAAGACAAATTACAACATGCATGCAAGTCAGTGACACACCTTCCAGAGGGATGTCCAAAGCCCGAACACTCTGCCATAAAAGTAGCAGCAGCACTGGCTCGACCAGTGTTCCCATCCTTACAGTGCATGGAACCAGCAACGCTTTTCTTCACCAGTTCTCCTGTTCTCAGATTGAATGAAGCACAATAAGAGGCATCTGCTGAACAATGCACATTCATGTCCAGCAGTTAGAAACCAGAACAAACGACTGTAGATGAAACCTGCAGATTATACTCTCACAGTAGTGAAAAGTACTTGGATCCTTTAAAGGTAGTAATACAACAAAGTAAAAACTGTGGCCTTTGTAAGTAAGAGtcattcatttaaaatcctgCTTAAAACTACTGCCAAAAGTACTCACATAGTATTATCAGCAGACTATACTTAATTTAAAAGTTAAAGTCCTCATTCTGCAGAAAAGTGGCAtctgtgagtgttttattaCGTATTGAATTTGAGATTATTGGCATTGATGCATCAATATCTAAGCAGCTTTTTACTGTTGTGGTTGGTGGAGATAGTTTAGAGAGATAGTTTAAACTACTTTATATGCAGTTTGGAAGTTTAAGAGTCAGAAAAAAGTTAAGCCACATAAAATATTGGATGATTGTAAAATATAGAATCATTTCACCTGTTAGAGTGTCAAACAGATACTGAAATGAAACCATCTTAGATGTTTAGAGGGGAAATTGCTCTTAGATGAATCTGTTCACATCTCATTACAACACATCTGACACAGGGTAAATAAGGGGTCACATGCCCAAAAAGGTAGGAAACAGCTGGTATACAGaataatgtgtttgtatttttaaaaaaagcctgtggcatcaaattaaaatactcaagtacaagttaGATCACATGCTGTATCACAAAGAATGAGAAAAGAGTTTCATGAGATGCCTCTCATCATCTTGTTATTGCTATAAATATGTGATGAACCTCAGTCATGTTAatggaatgaaaacaaaaagttgtCAGTACCCACCTCTCTCATGTTAAGTCAAATCAGGGCTCTCTCCTCCCCATATCTGTGGCTTCCCCAGCGCCCCGATAATTCCAACGACTTTTCTCCACCAAATTATTCTTGTTTGTGCAGTATACCAATTAACGTCCCCGTCCTTCAAATATCAGGTCAAGAACCCGAGAGGAGTTGATACACTTGAGTAATAGAGTTTCTGTCTGTTGCTGCCACTTACACTCTGCCCACCCATctcatgaataatgaatgagcCCCATACACAACCTACTCCTCACCCACTTCTCTTCGCTGTTCTGACCGGCCTCTCACAAAACAATCCATCAGCAAACGCAGCCGCAAAGTTTGTCTGCACAATCAAGAAACTGAATAAATGTTTGGATTTTTACACCAACATTACTGGAAGTTTTCCTGCGCCTGATTTTTCCCTGTCTTAGCTGAATAACGGTTGCTTTGACCAGGTCCAGTGTGAACAGAAATCAGTTTGACTGGGCTAAGTGAAAGCACAAAACAACCCATATTCTGTACAATTTGCATTCCTGATGGTTTGATGACATCAAAATGTGGGCTTCATTGTTGACTGGAGAGAACGGCGGAACAGAGGATGAAAGCAAGGTTTGTTTCTCGCATATGAATTTTACATGTGGCAAATCTCAagtcacatgactgcagcacAATATCTCTGACAAAGCTGGAAATAACCAACATTCAAGAACTTCTTTTTACTGTTAACCCTCTTTGATATGGAATAATATACCTTAAACTCCCCTCACACATTTCCTGTATTTTCAGCTTTCACAAATTTTCCATAACGCCCATTAGGATGCATCCTCTTTTTTTAGGAAATACACTCAGCCATTCACAGGCATAtcctcagaggaggaaaaggccATTACCATTCAGCTGAGAAAATCATTTTCTAGAAATGGTGCCAAAGATGCAGGAGAAGATGCATTTGTGTTAAACAAAAGCCATCTCACGGCTGTCGACGCGGTCCTGACCTGTGTAGGCTTTCAGGAATCCACACAGGGCTGCATATGCAAACCCGCACTGACCGGGCGAAACAATAGCTTGGTGGTGGCGGTGTTGAGGTAAAATGAGGTGATGAAGATAAACTTGTAATTAAGATTTGCATTTAAAAGTCTAATAATTCAGCTGACTTACAAGTGGAAAGCTTGTGTGAATATATTGCTCATTATAAACGATGTgagatgttttcattcatttggaaAAACGTATCAGAGCACTTTAAATCATTAAAACTGTCATATCCTCTGGACCTGATCCCATCCTCCGTTTTCACAACCTAGACACTGCTTGCCTCACACAGATAACAAAAGCAGAAAGGGTATGTTGAGCTTCTTGGCTTTCAGAATGGGCTTTCCCCCCCATACATTGGACTGAAGCAGGCCTGGCAGTGAGCAGTGATCAGTGCCATGCACCAGATTGCAcagtgaagaggcagagaggcggACAGAGCCGGCTCAGTGACGACAAGAAGGTCTCTATGCTCGCGGGTCTCCTTTGGCACGTGTGCTCAGGGCTCGGGTAAGAGCAGATGGCATGTGGGACGGAGTGTTTAAATGCACAAGCTGCCTGTTCAGACCCAGAGCACCTATCGTTTACACTTTGACGTCACTGCATCGGGGAGAGcacaagaagaagctgaagagaAACCCTCCTGTTGAGCAGGACACTGTGCTGCATGaagtcaccaccaccaccatgcaATCAAAACATTACTGTCTTACAGACTTTAGCACCGGGATTCTGATTTAATGCTAAACTACAGCAACAAAACATCTCAAATCCTGTAGAAAGAATAAgcgtctgcagccatgctaacggctctgtgaggctgcctTAGCTGAATGCTAAgaccagcatgctaacatactcacaatgacaatgctaacatgtcgTTGTTTAGCAGGGataatgttcaccatgttcatcattttagttttgcgtttcagcatgtcagcattagCCAATTAGCACTAAAGACAAAGcacagttgaggctgatgggaatgtcctTAGTTTGCAGGTTTTTGACATAAACTAAAGTAttggacaaaataaaatttTGATATGTTAGTGAGACTGTCGGAAAGGGATCAGCAAAGCTATTATTTTGATCCTGAGGGGAAAATTAATGTCTGAACCAAGTTCCAATTCAACCAATAGTTGCTGAGACATCTCacccaaaaccacaaatgtcaacctcatggtggcgttagaggaaaagtcaggcgATCACGAAAGTCAGTCGGATTCATCAACTGGGGACTAAGAATGGTGATACAAAATGTCATGACAATCCATTAAATGCTTGTTGAGCTACCAAAGCGGTGGACTAATCTACAGACTGACAATGTCATCCATAGAACCGAGGGGTAAGCATGGCTAAAATATAAAGACAGATAGATATTCAGTGCCATAAATATGCAACGGTACACTCTGAGTTAATGCCTAAACATTAGAAAGTCAGATAAGTAGCTCATTAAGTCAAATTCCTGTCACTCATCTCATGGTAGGTGTGAGAGCTGAACAGTATTGCCTTCACTCTTGCGAAAATCTGCTGTTGCAGTTTTAGACCCAGCCCACTTCTCAACTCAGACTATGACATCATTAAAACCTTGACTTGCTAGCCGTCTTGAACGTCAGCCACAAGGACTAAAGCACTCCTTCACAGGGTGGTGATGCACTCTGCGCTACTCTGAAGTGCCTTCATTTGCTCCAGTACTGTgtattttatatccaaaagcTAAAATTCAAAATTAGCCAGACAAAGTGTATTTGGTGAATGTTAGCGGTCCTACCTTTGAGTGTAGCTcaagtgttttctctgctccttTCCCCCTCGTTGCAGTTAAAGCAGACTCCTACTTTCTGTCACATCGTCTTCACAGTGAGGTTCCACTTTCCAGCAGCTTTTACTGTTATTTGTCACTCCATCATTATCTTAAAGCAGGTGACGGGGAAGATAACAGAGGCTCATGTGGCCCATCAGGACAGCTGCCCCGAGCCTGGGTCACACGCCTGGCAAACAGGGCCCGAGAGCCTATGAGAATAAATCCATTGTGAAATCCACACATAAATATCACGTCACCTCCACGGTGAGGGGAGAATCGGGTTAAACAGAAATGACATGACATGCAGTGGTTGGTAGGTTAGGTTTAGGTGTCATCCAGCTCCCATCGAGCAACAGTTAATTCAGTTTCCTCAAGAGGTCAAAtcattttggtattttttaatgtgtgctgttgatttttcagtgtgttaGATTGGGGGGTGGGTTACTGACCTTGTATCTTCACTCTGGCTGGCACGAACGCACACTCGCTCACACAAAGCGTTTCTGTCTGGAACAAAGTCAGTCTATTGTGGACGGGGAGGGCACAGCTTCCAGACACATGGGGGGGATTTAACCCATCACACTCAAGTGATTGGATGGCTTCTCACTCATTGATAAAGTCTTACATCATTTGTCAAGACTacagttatttattcattggGTTGACGAAAAGTGATGTGTTCAGTAAAGGACAAAAGCTTTTaaagacaagcagcagagtCTTCATAAATATGAATTTATTCCAAACAAATACTTATAAAATGCTCAGCAGCACAATAACACACTACATCAGCTGTAGTCATATGAAAGTATGATTTATAGCTTATGTTTCAGTCAACATTTGCACAGAGAGTAATAATCAGAGAGAACATTACACAAAGCCTTTTCAAATAAAGTGCATGAAAGTGcttatttcatttgttctgtgtgtctACGTCAAGAAATCATCAAACAAAATGATATATGGTGTAAGTGAGGCATGTTGACAACATACTGATTCAGTGCATGTACGCAGGAAGTGggcaaaacagcagaaacatgttAGCAGCAACCATCTTTGATTGTCTGGAAGACGTCTTATGGTGATAGTTTAACCTCCTCTACAGCTGATGCACGCTGCTGATCAGTAATACAACTCACATACAGTGTGAAGCAAATGTTGTAATTCTGAGTTCAGCTGCGAACATTACAAATCAGCaagatggcaaaaaaaaagacagaaaactgcagagaaCTGTGCTCACAAGCAGACCCTCAACAGGatgtttgattaaaaacacaacaaactaaAGCCTGAACCAAAAGCATGTCTAGCCTGCACAGCCAAAGCAGCATCTTTATTTCAGGCACAGTATTGAGTGTAGGCCACCATGTTTTGGCAGCACTCAGAGCCCAACACTCAATCACTGTAATTATGTGTGTAAAGCAGAAGAAAATTGACACTTTGGGTTGTGTTTACTTGTATGATACGCCTCCTGTGTTGACATAATGCAGAAGTCCATAGACTTactagtggctctgtgagacAATACTAAGCTCTGCAAGCTAACATGCATGTATTTAGCAGATTTaataccatgttcaccatcataGTTTAgatatctgtacaaaatttcactTTCACCAAAGCGGTTTTTACATCAGGGTTGCTGTACTTtagaggtgtttctgttattttgtccacatcCTGCATATGTGTGCATCTACATATAGACATGCCCCGTTCTGTACCTACTCACACCCATCTCTGCTTCATCTCCCAGGCCCTCTCGCTCATCCAGTCCTTCGTCCTGCTCACAGCTGAGCGCTCTGCCCCGAGCACCAAACAGAGCCTGGCCAGCTTGGGCCGGTTTCTCTCCAGGTAGTTCTGggtgtctctctgcagctggtcCAGGGCCCGCGGCCGGCTCTCGTCCAGGGACACCACAGCGCTCAACATGGGGTTGAAGCGGAAGTACACGTCTGGAGCCAGCAGATCGTCCAAAAGGGTGTGGACCCCTTCAGTGTCGGTGGCGCTGCTGATCAGGTTGCTGATTTTGGCCCTCAGGCTGGTGGAGGTGGCAGGTGCCCTCTTGACGTTGTCATAGCGACCGGTGCCAAGGGACAGCACACACTGGAAGGGCTGGTTGGGCCACAATAGACGACTCTCGTGAACAGCCAAGGCGCAGGGATTGTTCAGGATAATTCCTCCATCCTACAAACACACGGAAATAAATCTTCAAGTGTACAGAACGAGTATacaactaaaattaaaacacaaatctCTTGATATCATTTAGGGACTGTTTGAAAATTGAGAATGGTTGTCTTTCGTAACAATGTCTTGATTCCCCTGAAAACCTTAAatgcagaaacagctgcagcttcctACCTGGTGAATGTCACTCTGTAAGGTGAACTCCTGGAAGTATCCCGGGGCAGCGGATGACGCTCGCACTGCCTGCCACATCTGGCAGCCTGAGGCTCCTGCGTAGCGGCTGAGAGAGCCTGGTTTGTGGTTGTAGTTGCGGAAGACAAAAGCCTTTGGACTAGTACCCCAGTTCACCACTGCGCTGACTGCTGACACCTGAGCACAAACACTCTGCATGAAAAAATGTACACAACCTGTGCAAGCTGCAGTTTAAGGTGCTTATTGTATTCTGACCACGGTAGGAGGCTCTACTTTAGCAGCTGTTGCCTCATTAATACAACAGTACTGTATCAGTGCTGTGAGTATGATGGCGATGTCATCAAACTGAATCCCAAGGTGATTGCAGCAGTCTTACCTTTGGACTCAACTCATCTCTGGCTGTTTTAATAAGTAGTCTATGTCCCAGCTTTTCCCTAAATTGGATAAAAACAGACACTTCTGTCAGACCAGATTGTACTACTGTCTTATTAACATGCTGAGATTTCACGACCTTCACTTGTATTGTCAGAATCTACTCTGTGCTTACTGTAGAATCGCCTCCCAGGTCTCAGTGTTATAGTAAGAGTGATTCCAGCCCATTTTCACAGTGCCAACCAGCGGATTCTGTCTAAACACTTCAGAGCCAAACCGGCGATACATGTCAGCACACTCCTCCAGAGAAAAATGAGCCAGACCCAGCATGAAGGCTAGAACGGCACCTTTGATAAGCACAGCCAGAGACACAAGAGTGAGACACGAAATTATAGATTCAGTCCGAGAAGCATGGAGAgtatattgttatttttagtAACTCTCAGTTCTGTGGTTTGTCACCTGTGCTCACTCCACAGAtgtagtcaaacagctggtggatCTTCTTGCCTGTCTCAGCTTCCAGTAGCTTTAACACCTGCAAAGGCACCACACCTCTGGAAAAGGCAAAGACAAAGTATtgaaaaagtacaaatatcaccttttttgctgcttttctttgtcatatatgaTAGCAAATGCTACTGCACATCTCAGTCTGGATTAATTGATAAAGAAAATGCTAataagattcagctctagttCTGTGTACAGCATGTACTCTGTGCTGAAAGGCCACCACTCATCAATAATCAGTTTCATTACAGTTACCTTGTGCCACCCCCATCGATTGAGAGCACTCTAATGCCACGACCTTTGACCGGAtccatgtagccaatcagagctAAGGTTTCTCTCAAGGTGCTCTGAAGCACCTGGTTATCGCTGTAGCTCCGTCGCTTTCTCAACAACGTCACTGCAGTTTTCTCCTGGAGACAGAAACACCTTTTAGAATTCACAGAGCTCAAATCAGTTTGTTAAACATTCACGAATGTGGTGGTTTCACTTCCAACAGACCTGCCACATTAAAGCTTTGCATGATGGGTAACGGATAAGGTGTTCATTGAGCACTTCCATGCAGGCCGTCAGAGCTTCTGGAGATGAAGCCTGCGTCAGACTGCCAATCAACCCTCGTGTCActtcctctgcctgcctccGACTCAAGACGAGCTgagaacacacatgcagagatcAGTCAAATGATGAGACACGTCAGATATAAGGGACACACTGTGTAGCTTTCTAGAATAATGGTTGAACCTCAACTCACCTTTTTCTTCAGTATTGCCTCTGGTGATGTCATGGCAGGTTTGGGCTTACCAGTCTGGGTCAGGGGGCCCAGCTTCAGATAAGCACCCAGAAAGTCAGGGATGGCACTCGTGGGGTGGCGAAGGCAGTCCATGAAGGATACAGTCTTCAGCCTCTCAGAGGCAGCCAATGCAGGGTCCGTCTCTGTTCTGAGATTTCTATCAGTGTCCTCATCCAATCCACTTTGACCTTTGAAGTACTGATTGATGTGACTGGCCATTTGGAAATAGTTTTCTCCAAAGTTAGTGGTGTTATGGCTGCTGTGGAAAAGACCTCCGGTTTCAGGGGTGATAGGTTCGTCTTGCTTCGGTTGAGGTAGACTGTGTCGTgttgaaaagtgttttttgtcattgttattCTTTTCCACAGGAAGTTGTTGTCTCCTTTGCTGATCTTGGTCAACTTCATCCGAAACCTTTGCACCAAAGTATTTATTGATGTGTCTTGCGAAGTGTTGGTATGCCTCCTCTCCGCTGCTGTAGAGATAGTTAGGTTGCACTGCTGCCTGATCGGCACCTGATTTTACTTGAGACACTTCAGCTTCTTGAGGGTTTGTGATGTaagtattttgcatttttttccacttctgccTCCTGTTTATCCCTCTGGTGGAAGACATGGTGTCCAAATTCTCCTGCATTTGAACTTTTGCAAAACTGCCAGAGAAGACTGAGTTAATGTGATTCGTAACATAACTGTAGCTCTCACCAAAGGTTGTTGCCAAAGAGCTGATGTGAAACAGTTGCAGCCCAGACGTTGAGGGACTTGCTCCTGAGCTCTCCTGTGCATCTTTGCATTTCACGGTCTGCGTTGTGTCTTTGCCCTCAGATATTTTTCGGTCCCTGGCTGCCCGATGACTTTGACTACGCCTCTGTGACCTGCCAAGACTGTCTGGAGTTGTGACAACAAGACAGGAATTTTCACCTGGAGGTACAACGTCCTTTCTCTGGAAATAAACATTGATGTGTCTGGACAGTTGATAAAATGACTGGCCAAGACGTCCTCCTACAGAACTCAAGTTGAAACTGTTCTGAGCCTCCTCAAAGATCCCAATTGGAGCTTCAGCTTTGAATGTACTCCGATTAGAAGATGAGTAAAACCGCACCAACTGAAGATGTTTAACTTCTTTTGTAAATTCTCTGTAGATGTGGTTATAGGTAGAGCTTGTAGAACTGTGGTTTAAATTCTTAACAGTAGTTTTTCTTGTAAATCTGGAAGGATGACAATGTGACAGCTGCGAATTTCTGTGGAGCTCCAGACAGAGCGGTGCTTTAGTCAGGCGAGGGTACTTTCTGAGAAGGCTCATTAGGTACCTAATTTTGCAGTATGACCTCAAAGTCTTGTTCACAGAACTAGAACACAAGTTGGTGCTGAGGTAGCGACCCATGTTTTGACCTGATGTTGTGAGCAGCAATCAAAGTCCAAATGTCACTCTTGAGCATTCATAGATTTGGGCTGTAGCAGCATTTTCAATAGTAATctaggaaaacaaacacaaaacaaacacatcagtggAAGATTAAGAGTCTCCAGCCATGCTTGACATGCcgcaatgttagcatgttgatgtttgtaTGTTGCAGAGCTTTACATTGCTCCACATTTCA includes these proteins:
- the LOC139335420 gene encoding calcium-independent phospholipase A2-gamma-like, producing the protein MQENLDTMSSTRGINRRQKWKKMQNTYITNPQEAEVSQVKSGADQAAVQPNYLYSSGEEAYQHFARHINKYFGAKVSDEVDQDQQRRQQLPVEKNNNDKKHFSTRHSLPQPKQDEPITPETGGLFHSSHNTTNFGENYFQMASHINQYFKGQSGLDEDTDRNLRTETDPALAASERLKTVSFMDCLRHPTSAIPDFLGAYLKLGPLTQTGKPKPAMTSPEAILKKKLVLSRRQAEEVTRGLIGSLTQASSPEALTACMEVLNEHLIRYPSCKALMWQEKTAVTLLRKRRSYSDNQVLQSTLRETLALIGYMDPVKGRGIRVLSIDGGGTRGVVPLQVLKLLEAETGKKIHQLFDYICGVSTGAVLAFMLGLAHFSLEECADMYRRFGSEVFRQNPLVGTVKMGWNHSYYNTETWEAILQEKLGHRLLIKTARDELSPKVSAVSAVVNWGTSPKAFVFRNYNHKPGSLSRYAGASGCQMWQAVRASSAAPGYFQEFTLQSDIHQDGGIILNNPCALAVHESRLLWPNQPFQCVLSLGTGRYDNVKRAPATSTSLRAKISNLISSATDTEGVHTLLDDLLAPDVYFRFNPMLSAVVSLDESRPRALDQLQRDTQNYLERNRPKLARLCLVLGAERSAVSRTKDWMSERAWEMKQRWV